The DNA segment CACGCAATGGAAATATCTAAGGGCTTAGATGTTAATAGATATGATATAATTGCATGCTGCTCTGGTGATGGTATCCCTCACGAGGTTATCAATGGGTTTTATCAGCGCTCTGATAAAGGTTTGGAAGCTTTTAACAAGATCGCAGTAACACAATTACCATGTGGTTCTGGTAACGCACTTACTTTGAGTACACATGGAAGCAATGATGCCTCAGTTGCGACTTTGAGCATGTTGAAATCACAGAAGGCTAAGTTGGATCTTATGGCAGTAACCCAAGGTACCGGAAATAAGGAAAAAACAAGTTTGTCATTCTTAACCCAATGTTATGGAATAATAGCAGATTCTGATATTGGAACTGAGCATTTAAGATGGATGGGCCCAATAAGATTTGATTTGGGTGTTACATACAAGGTGCTTAAAAGAAGCAAGTATCCGTGTGATATTTATGTCAATTGCATAACCGAAAGCAAGCAGGATATTTCGGATCATTTTGATAAACATTACAAACAAAATTATGGCCCTAAGACATTAACTGCTGAAGAATTCGAATTAAAGTATCCAGGATTAGACCAAGATCCACCTAGTAATTGGGTTAAACTACCTGAGATTACAACATCAaacttgaatatattatatgtaGGCAAAATGCCTTATGTTTCCAATGATGCACAGTTTTTTCCTGCTGCTCTTCCAAATGATGGTTCGATGGATATGATCATAACAGATACGAATATGTCGATCATAGATACTACTTCTACTTTGCTTTCTGTGAGTAAGGGAACTCATGTTTATAGTGATAAAGTTCACCACTCTAAAGTTCTAAGCTACAGATTGGTTCCAAAGCTTGCTAACCCTGATAACCATTACATTTCCATTGATGGAGAGAATTTTCCAACTGAGCAATTGCAAGTAGAGATTATGCCGGGTATACTAACTGGATTGTTAAATGACGGCAACTTTGTTGATACATCTTTTTCCAAATAAGtagaatatttcataaattaactaatatataaattttattgattcgGATTCTTATAAACTATCCCACGTCTATGACTTTCCATACccattttatttttggattgtaattttcttgttatcccaatatcatttatattctCCTTTGAGTTGTACGCATTCAGTATATTATCTTCCATGATCTTTGTTAACTTATCTAGCATCCTTTGATagttattatttctattcTCAACTTCTGACTGTAATAATGTTTCGttttccaaatattgaCATACGATATCTGAAATACATCGAGTAATGAATTGAGAAACAGACTCGATGGTACTTACTTTTCCTTGTGAAAACAATGTTTGTTGCAAAAGATCACTGTAAATTTTTCTGAAATATTCCCTAGATTC comes from the Debaryomyces hansenii CBS767 chromosome B complete sequence genome and includes:
- a CDS encoding DEHA2B11088p (some similarities with uniprot|Q06147 Saccharomyces cerevisiae YLR260W LCB5 Minor sphingoid long-chain base kinase paralog of Lcb4p responsible for few percent of the total activity), yielding MSTERLIYSPKHLTEVTLEERGLRITDQSLEALHGNDHTHNFLSACLQTDSRTGESESHIPFRNIIWCEKISSDDYQDLYELAYMYSSSQSLKPERIQIQIKSVDPGHAHLSSDINDLSKYILSRAYDKSLISPSILVIINPHGGQGNAVSIYEQKILPILKEAHVNFKYQETKYQGHAMEISKGLDVNRYDIIACCSGDGIPHEVINGFYQRSDKGLEAFNKIAVTQLPCGSGNALTLSTHGSNDASVATLSMLKSQKAKLDLMAVTQGTGNKEKTSLSFLTQCYGIIADSDIGTEHLRWMGPIRFDLGVTYKVLKRSKYPCDIYVNCITESKQDISDHFDKHYKQNYGPKTLTAEEFELKYPGLDQDPPSNWVKLPEITTSNLNILYVGKMPYVSNDAQFFPAALPNDGSMDMIITDTNMSIIDTTSTLLSVSKGTHVYSDKVHHSKVLSYRLVPKLANPDNHYISIDGENFPTEQLQVEIMPGILTGLLNDGNFVDTSFSK